AAATTCTCCATGTCGTGTCAAAAGATAAATGCAAACACTGTATCCATCTCCACTGCAGGCGTTAAGCCCGAGAAATATGGGATTTCATGTAATTGGCCCTGACTGGCCATGACACTTTCACCTCAAACCAACTCAAATAACTGCACACTCATGCAGGAGGAGAAGAAAACGACTGCAAACATGCATCAATGAAAATCTcattaaagaatgtttttgcttaGCATGTGTTCATCTTATGACATTTTCCTCTTGTCTtatgacatttaaaacaaacaattttgACAAGATACGAATGTAAAAAACGACCAATTTGTCAGAGAAAGAAGAGCCATGCATTTCCGTTACTTATTGGTTTAGACATCCGGTTAATGTGTCTAATATTGACTAAGGCACACATTTTAACACAATAACTTGTTTTAACACTGACATCTAGTGTACGTAACATGACACAGACAATATATTTGTAGAGCAATAGGATGACTTTGCTATTGCTTTACAGATGcactaaaataattattttaatgaaaatacaaaataatatagtGCACTGTGGCTTATATAGCCACAATAAAGAACAagcaacaaataataataaaataataaagcataCTAAATCTTGCTCttattaaatttaaacttatgaaaaaaaaataagtttagccaaaaataataacataaattaAGTCAAATAAACAAGATTAAATAATAacgataataaaaataataataataataatacatttgtatgtggtttatttatatcagatctttttttcatattaaaacaaatacattctgcatttaaaaaataactcaaTTTTTCCTCATTTCGAAAGATCGCGTTAGTCTAtactgacattttaaaaataaaataaaaataaagcactgaAAGAGCAGttaatgtatttcttttgttgtttaggtcttttattttgacaggcgTTATTGTTAAATTGTCACGTACTTCACATCATTTCTGTCACCGATCGAGAATTTATACAAAACGCAGCTAGTAAATAAACTTTTGCCAAAACTCCTACACTTAAAGAGTAACTACCTAAAACTAccttaagaaaaataataataataatttaaaaattcttaaataaaaatCGTTTATGGACTTTTATTGCGTTTCTTCAGCAGGCGGTGATCCCGAAATCCTGCCGCTTCCTTCACATCATTCCTGTCTCATATTTACACACAGAGCCGAGCAGCACACCTCAGTGTGTGGTTTTAATTAAACGCTCTAATCATACTCTGAATAAAGCACGATGAACATGGCCTCCGCATCAAGCGAGAAGATATCAGGACCCAAAAAGAAAAGCGAGAAGAAGACTGCGTCCAAAGAGGAGTTCAGATTATTGTCCAACATCATGGGAGTGATGAATAACTTAAGGAAACAGGTAAATATCAACAGATATCTGACATAAGCATCATATAGTATGAAGTTCCTGACATATGCACGACATAATCCGATACATTCATTATATAATATGAGATATCTAACATCTTATGCATCGTATAGTCTGATATCTGACATATCCATAATAAAATATGGGATATCTAACTGCGATAAATTTACATACATAACATAAAGTTTGCTAGAAGTAATTTCTTACGTTAAACTGAAAATAggtaaatgtgtgtatatatgtttttttttattgtggaacaagttttaattttataataattgtatattttggaaataatttacacaatttttaaataatacagtgataataaaaaatgataaaaatagtaaaataataaaaataatttatatgtgttatatataatttatttctgttaatcACAAGATATCTTTCTGTGGGTTATTATTCCTGATATTATACATCTGATATTGTATCTGACACctgatatacagtggggcaaaaaagtatttagtcagccaccaattgtgcaagttcttccacttaaaaagatgagagaggcctgtaattttcatcataggtatacctcaactatgagagacaaaatgagaaaaaaaaatccagaaaatcacattgtaggatttttaaagaattaattggtaaattcctctgtaaaataagtatttggtcacctacaaacaagcaagatttctggctctcacagacctgtaacttcttctttaagaggctcctctgtcctccactccttacctgtattaatggcatctgtttgaactcgttatcagtataaaagacgagaagaggattgggagaatgtcatatggtcagatgaaaccaaaatagagctttttggtaaaaactcaacttgtcgtgtttggaggagaaagaatgctgagttgcatccaaagaacaccatacctactgtgaagcacgggggtggaaacatcatgctttggggctgtttttctgcaaagggaccaggacgactgatccgtgtaaacgaaagaatgaatggggccatgtatcgtgagattttgagtgaaaacctccttccatcagcaagggcattgaagatgaaacgtggctgggtctttcagcatgacaatgatcccaaacacaccgcccgggcaacgaaggagtggcttcgtaagaagcatttcaaggtcctggagtggcctagccagtctccagatctcaaccccatcgaaaatctttggagggagttgaaagtccgtgttgcccagcgacagccccaaaacattactgctctagaggagatctgcatggaggaatgggccaaaataccagcaacagtgtgtgaaaaccttgtgaagacttacagaaaacgtttgacctccgtcattaccaacaaagggtatataacaaagtattgagatgaaattttgttattgaccaaatacttattttccaccataatttgcaaataatttatttaaaaatcctacaatgtgtttttctggattttttttctcattttgtctctcatagttgaggtatacctatgatgaaaattacaggcctctctcatctttttaagtggaagaacttgcacaattggtggctgactaaatacttttttgccccactgtatatataatataaatattgtattatataacttagttttaataacttaaaatatttatttcatatatatacacacacacatataattaatacatatatcattttaagttataataattttttacaatttatttatatcgtaaattgtaaaataaatgaatatgtttgttgatatttaattgtaaatcagttttaactttttaaaaaataaaatattttgaaaataataataaatatgtttttaaataatgaaatataataataaaatattttgaatgtattttttttatttttagttgcaatgttttaataatgatGAAGACACATAATCAACAATACAGAAATGACTGTGGTGAGAAGATGAAAAGTTGTCAcggttgttttattattaagaaataattcaaattatgaataaagcACTATCTGTGAAATCAAAGCAGTTTGTATGCACGGCTGTACATTTCTAGTCTGTAATGCACAGACCTGGAGTTTGCAGGTTTGTCTGAcggtgtgtgtttgcagggaATCCTGTGTGACGTGAATCTGGTGGTGCAGGGCAAACACATCCTGGCACACAGAGTGGTGCTGTCCGCCGCAAGCCACTTCTTCAACCTCATGTTCACATGTGAGAAACACTTCAGCATGCATCTAACACAGCTTTCTAGTTATACACAGACACATCTAAAACAAATCCTGCTGCTTTTGCATGTGCAGCGAGCATGATGGAGGCCACCAATCACGAGGTGGAGCTTGGTGGAGCAGAACCGGAGATCATCGAGCTGCTGGTGGAGTTTGTCTACACGGCTCGGTTAGACTGACGTCTCTCCACAGATGCATAACATGcattttacatgcatttaaagCTCATGCATGTTTTGATTCTGTTTCAGAATCTCAGTGAACAGTAATAATGTTCAGTCTCTGCTGAACGCCGCTAACCAGTACCAGATTGAACCGGTCAAGAGAATGTGTGTGGATTTCCTGAAGGAGCAGGTGGACCCCACCAACTGTCTGGGTGAGACACCCGCATCTTCAAGTGTCCTCTATGGagattttcctgtttatttcatttctgtttctcgtttttattttgtatttctaataactatatatgatattatatctGACATCTGGTATATTCATCTTATAATAGATGCAGTCTGGCATGCATCACATAATCTGAGATATCTGacatgcattttcatttctcatttttttctgttttatttctattaatcACTAGATAATTCTATATTTCTGTGGGTAATCATTACGGATATTATATAAATCTGATATTATATCTAACATCTGATATATTCATCTTATAATATgagatatttaatataatataatatgagaTCTGACATATGCATCACATAATCTTAGCtgaaatatgcataaaaaatgATGATGATATGTGACATGCATCATAGTCTGTGATATCTTTACATTATTTACTAAAAGCAATGTCTAACAATAAACTGAAAATAGACAACAggtaaatgtgtatatttatatgtaaaacaattgtaaacaaaatttacatattaaataagatattttaaatgtttatatttattaataatgtttattaatttgtcttgcaatttatttttattttcatgttgtattttttatttaatgttcatttaattttagatgtttcctttttctattttatttctattaaatcAGAAGATAATTCTATATTTCTGTGGGTTATTATTGCTCATATTATTAATCTGATATTACGTGTTTACTAGATTTATTTGTAGAACAATTTTAAACAACATGTTTTAAATAACAACATATTTAGatgtattatttgtttaatactggtgatagttatttatttaataaataatattatttatttaatatttatatatttacaattatttaatattattatatatttaatatattttatttatattaatgccTGTTTctctaatgttttatttcaggtaaCCACGagatatattataatatatatttctgtgtgttattattgttgatattataaatatgatatgataaaaataattttgcaagtgatttttaaaatttgtgttcACATTACAGCTCCAATTTAAAATTTGACAAGCTTCATGTGAAATAACGTTATAATTTAGAGTTAAATATGCTTACGTTGCTAGAATCCGATATGGTCAGTGCTATAGAGTGCATTATTATACGGCAGCTGTGAATCTGTAGAGGAGTGTTGTGATTGGGTGTTTTTTGTAAGGCATCAGCGCATTGGCCGAGTGTCTGAACTGTCCTGAGCTGAAGGTGGCGGCGGATGATTTCATCCACCAGCACTTCACAGACGTCTACAAGATGGACGAGTTTCTCCAGCTGGATGTGAAACAGGTGACGCACCTGCTCCAGCAGGACACGCTGACCGTCCGAGCCGAAGACCAGGTGACAACCCACAGGCCGCCATGAAGGCTGGAAACTCAACTGTGTTTGATAAGATGAATAACGTGTTTCTGTGTGATTGTGCAGATCTACGACGCAGCGGTGCGGTGGCTAAAGTACGACGTCTTGAACCGACAGCAGTACATCGTAGACATTCTGGGGAAGGTTCGATTCCCCCTCGTATCCAAAAACTTCCTCAGTAAGACCGTTCAAGCAGAACCGCTGATCCAGGACAACCCCGAGTGCCTTAAAATGGTCATCTGTGAGTTACTGACACCTGATCACTAAAAACTCACGTGTGATaaacaatcttttatttaatattttattactttttttttttttttaaaggggtcatcggatgcccatttttcacaagttgatatgattctttagggtcttaatgaaaagtctataacatactttggttaaaatttctcaatggtagtgtaaaacaacaccctttttaccttctcaaaaacagctctgttcacagcgagcCGTTTAGTtgcatgtttctttaaatgctaatgagctctgctaaCCCCACCCCTCTGATGAGCAGTTCTCTGAGACTGTTAACTTTAGCTGCgttcatcgtgaaacttgctaactagcacgttattaggaaaggcgatttgcaaagattcataaaaatactcacttcttctgtaggtgaagctggatcatgaatgatttgtgcgaacatagacgcatttaggtagattctcttcaaaaacaaatgtaatccactgtgtcttcagcagctcagatgacGGGAGGAaatgactgctatgttcattattacatccaacaacaaaacacctcaatcgcttaggagacattcttgtctacagCTGCTCTGCCGTCGAAACACTGGCAGAccgatgacagctcactcagggcgggtctaaagTAAAACGCCACTGTCAATCAACAATTGTGGGAGGGGCCTATGCAGAACTACATCACTCTGCCAAGAATCTCAGAACAGCTTCATCTGAGAAAGGGGTTATTatttatagggattttaaaaaacactgggtggatttttataatTAGGGTGGATGTGTACAAACACTGACAACACAacatgttcaaacaacatgtaaaagtgaattttgcatccgatgaccccttgaaaaattcatacattttactttttggTTTATGGCTATTTATAACTatttaattcttaattttcttttcttttatttatttgatgtattattatttttatttgacatatttacttcatttttatctttatcaaaaattaaatttaaacaaatgtaataattaaagaaaatgtaatatattaattataattataaaatgtataataataaacatttaaattattttatatttgtttatatatatatatatatatatatatatatatatatatatatatatatatatctcagtgtctaaatatatatatttacttaacacAATTACATTTCTCTTAATAAATTAAGGACTAAATTTTAGTTCTAAATTATCTAAATCCTTTCTTATCCTGTCATTATTTAACTCCGAGCTGGTGTGTTTGTTCTCAGGTGGGATGCGTTATCATCTTCTGTCTCCAGAGGACCGTGAGGAGCTCGGTGAGAGCAGTCGACCGCGCCGCAAGAAACACGATTACCGCATCGCTCTGTTCGGAGGCTCCCAGCCACAGTCCTGCCGCTACTTTAACCCGAAGGTACACACTCAGCCTGAATCATCTCGAGAATCCAACAAACTATCTGCGAATGTCAATTACACTGGAAGATTAACAGCCGTGGAAATATTTGATTTGCATCATTTCGGGGgtttttttgcaataaaaaaaaattattaaataaataaaatcattaatacaattataaa
This portion of the Onychostoma macrolepis isolate SWU-2019 chromosome 19, ASM1243209v1, whole genome shotgun sequence genome encodes:
- the klhl7 gene encoding kelch-like protein 7 is translated as MNMASASSEKISGPKKKSEKKTASKEEFRLLSNIMGVMNNLRKQGILCDVNLVVQGKHILAHRVVLSAASHFFNLMFTSSMMEATNHEVELGGAEPEIIELLVEFVYTARISVNSNNVQSLLNAANQYQIEPVKRMCVDFLKEQVDPTNCLGISALAECLNCPELKVAADDFIHQHFTDVYKMDEFLQLDVKQVTHLLQQDTLTVRAEDQIYDAAVRWLKYDVLNRQQYIVDILGKVRFPLVSKNFLSKTVQAEPLIQDNPECLKMVICGMRYHLLSPEDREELGESSRPRRKKHDYRIALFGGSQPQSCRYFNPKDYSWTDIRCPFEKRRDAASVFWDNVVYILGGSQLFPIKRMDCYNVVKDSWYSKLGPPNPRDSLAACASKGKIYTSGGSEVGSSALNLFECYDTRTETWQTKPNMLMPRCSHGSVEASGLIYVCGGSLGNNVSGRVLNDCEVYDPNTEEWRALCGMREARKNHGLVVVNSRIYAVGGQNTLGGLDSVEYYEIGSNEWKMASPMPWRGVTVKCAAVGSVIYVLAGFQGVGRLGHIMEYYTETDKWVVSSKVRAFPVTSCLICLVDTCGANEEDMNSTSSSSSSSADGRM